The following proteins are encoded in a genomic region of Macrobrachium rosenbergii isolate ZJJX-2024 chromosome 31, ASM4041242v1, whole genome shotgun sequence:
- the LOC136855502 gene encoding nicotinamide phosphoribosyltransferase-like, giving the protein MYRRGWNITNVLIPGLSCQEATMDGGAIDNVIFLADSYKISHHRQYPPGTTSVYSYFESRGGRFPYTVFFGLQYILKRWLCGPVVTKDMIQEAKDLFAAHFKRDDVFNEDGWNYILERHGGKLPIRVRAVPEGSVVPTKNVLFTVESTDPVVPWVTNFFETIFVHVWYPMTVATNSRIQKQIIHHYLKQTHDHLDTLPYQLHDFGYRGTSSVESAAIGGAGHLVNFKGTDTVAAILLLRKYYHSPMAAFSIPASEHSTVTTWGRDGEQGAFENMMTSFPNGPVSCVSDSYDIWKCCEEIWGEKLKDMVIERGKSGGSIVIRPDSGDPPTVVLKCLEILGKAYGTVVNGKGYKCLPPYLRVIQGDGISYKTIGSILEHLKAHGWSASNVTFGSGGSLLQKVDRDTQKCAFKCSYAVINGEGVDVYKEPVTDPGKTSKKGRLALHLVNGNYTTTSANEGDPEEDLLVPVFENGELLKEYTLEEIRERAELNISDTDIMKFLAEENS; this is encoded by the exons ATGTATCGGAGGGGGTGGAATATTACTAATGTTTTGATTCCAGGACTCAGTTGTCAAGAAGCCACCATGGACGGCGGAGCTATAGATAACGTTATTTTCCTCGCTGACTCTTACAAG ATATCACATCATAGACAGTATCCTCCGGGAACAACTTCTGTGTACTCCTATTTTGAATCAAGAGGAGGAAG GTTTCCATACACTGTTTTCTTCGGTCTGCAGTACATCTTGAAACGATGGCTGTGTGGTCCAGTAGTGACAAAGGATATGATACAGGAGGCTAAAGATCTCTTTGCAGCGCATTTTAAGAGAGACGATGTCTTCAATGAAGATGGCTGGAACTATATTTTAGAA CGACATGGTGGAAAGTTGCCGATACGTGTCCGTGCTGTTCCAGAGGGGTCTGTTGTTCCTACCAAAAATGTCCTTTTCACAGTGGAAAGTACAGATCCCGTAGTGCCATGGGTTACAAATTTTTTTGAG acaatATTTGTTCACGTATGGTACCCTATGACAGTAGCAACCAATTCCCGAATACAGAAGCAGATAATCCATCACTATTTAAAACAAACGCATGATCACCTAGACACATTACCCTATCAG CTACATGATTTTGGATACCGGGGGACATCATCTGTTGAGAGTGCAGCAATTGGGGGAGCTGGACATTTAGTCAATTTTAAG GGCACAGATACGGTAGCTGCTATCTTACTGTTGAGAAAATACTACCATTCACCCATGGCAGCGTTTTCCATTCCTGCATCGGAACACTCGACAGTTACCACGTGGGGTAGAGATGGGGAACAAGGAGCCTTTGAGAATATGATGACTTCTTTCCCCAATG GACCTGTCTCGTGTGTAAGTGATTCATACGACATATGGAAATGCTGCGAAGAAATCTGGGGAGAGAAGCTCAAAGACATGGTGATAGAGAGAGGGAAATCAGGTGGCAGCATAGTTATCCGTCCAGACAGCGGCGACCCTCCCACTGTTGTTTTGAAA TGCTTGGAGATCCTCGGGAAAGCTTATGGAACTGTAGTGAATGGCAAGGGTTATAAGTGTCTGCCTCCTTACTTGAGAGTAATCCAAGGCGATGGTATATCATACAAAACCATTG GGTCCATTTTGGAACATTTGAAAGCTCATGGATGGTCCGCATCTAATGTGACATTTGGCAGTGGAGGATCTTTGTTGCAAAAG GTTGATCGTGACACTCAAAAATGTGCGTTCAAGTGTAGCTACGCTGTCATAAATGGCGAAGGTGTGGATGTGTACAAAGAACCAGTCACTGATCCAGGCAAAACCAGTAAGAAAGGAAGGCTTGCATTGCATCTGGTAAATGGGAATTATACGACGACAAGTGCTAACGAAGGAGATCCAGAAGAG